A single genomic interval of Electrophorus electricus isolate fEleEle1 chromosome 2, fEleEle1.pri, whole genome shotgun sequence harbors:
- the vwc2l gene encoding von Willebrand factor C domain-containing protein 2-like, whose product MFTYNIFLDISSPKSVSKPWGVLWALSLPIPTKWNPTFQRGLPRRRMGPLFPATCVVLLALNAAVSPASVSPEDYPADEAERTASNDIIFDDYRGKGCVDDTGFVYKLGERFFPGHSNCPCVCTEDGPVCDQPECPKIHPKCAKVEHNGCCPECKEVKNFCEYRGKTYKILEEFKPSPCEWCRCEPSSEVHCVVADCAVPECVNPVYEPEQCCPICKNGPNCYAGTTIIPAGIEVKVDDCTICRCHSGDWWKPAQCLRRECLNGQPSS is encoded by the exons ATGTTCACGTATAATATATTTCTGGATATCTCATCGCCCAAGTCAGTTTCAAAACCCTGGG GGGTGCTTTGGGCTCTCTCGCTTCCGATTCCAACAAAGTGGAACCCGACATTTCAACGCG GACTGCCGCGGCGAAGGATGGGCCCCCTCTTCCCAGCGACTTGCGTCGTACTGCTCGCCCTCAACGCCGCTGTTTCACCAGCCTCCGTCAGTCCCGAGGACTACCCCGCGGACGAGGCCGAGCGAACGGCCAGCAATGACATCATTTTTGACGACTATCGGGGCAAAGGCTGTGTGGATGACACGGGCTTCGTCTACAAACTCGGGGAACGCTTTTTCCCGGGCCACTCGAACTGCCCGTGTGTCTGCACAGAGGACGGCCCGGTGTGCGATCAACCCGAATGTCCAAAAATCCACCCGAAGTGCGCAAAGGTGGAGCACAATGGCTGTTGCCCAGAATGCAAAGAGGTCAAGAACTTTTGTGAATACAGAGGAAAGACGTACAAGATCTTGGAGGAATTCAAG CCCTCACCCTGCGAGTGGTGCCGCTGTGAGCCGAGCAGCGAGGTGCACTGCGTGGTGGCTGACTGCGCAGTCCCCGAGTGCGTCAATCCAGTGTACGAACCCGAGCAGTGCTGTCCCATATGTAAAAACG GTCCGAACTGCTACGCCGGAACGACGATAATCCCAGCCGGCATCGAGGTGAAGGTGGACGACTGCACCATCTGCCGCTGCCACAGCGGAGACTGGTGGAAGCCTGCACAGTGCCTGCGGCGGGAGTGCCTCAACGGC